In Bacillus sp. DX3.1, the following proteins share a genomic window:
- a CDS encoding cytochrome c biogenesis protein CcdA has product MQDINIFLAFGAGFLSFISPCCLPLYPAFLSYITGMSVSELKEENAMLRRRSMTHTAFFLLGFSIVFIAIGFSTSFLGSFFQDYKDLIRQLGAIFIIAFGLVLIGLFKPTFLMQDRKFTFKSRPSGYIGSVLIGLAFAAGWTPCTGPILVSVIALAATNPESAMIYMIAYILGFAIPFFILSFFITKMSWIKKHSGAFVKIGGYIMIIMGIFLYFNWMTKIIAYFSSLFGGFTGF; this is encoded by the coding sequence ATGCAGGATATTAATATCTTTTTAGCGTTCGGGGCTGGGTTTTTATCGTTTATTTCACCGTGTTGTTTACCACTTTACCCGGCGTTTTTATCGTACATAACAGGAATGTCAGTTTCAGAATTGAAAGAAGAAAATGCAATGCTTCGCAGAAGAAGTATGACACATACAGCGTTTTTCTTACTTGGATTTTCAATTGTGTTTATCGCGATTGGATTTAGTACAAGTTTTCTCGGATCGTTCTTCCAAGATTATAAAGATTTAATAAGACAGTTAGGTGCCATCTTTATTATTGCTTTTGGACTTGTCTTAATTGGTCTTTTTAAACCTACTTTTTTAATGCAAGATCGTAAATTCACGTTTAAAAGCCGGCCAAGTGGTTATATCGGATCTGTTTTAATAGGTTTGGCATTTGCTGCTGGTTGGACACCTTGTACAGGACCGATTTTAGTTTCTGTAATTGCTCTTGCTGCAACGAATCCAGAATCAGCAATGATATATATGATTGCTTATATATTGGGGTTTGCCATTCCATTTTTTATCCTATCATTTTTTATTACGAAAATGTCTTGGATTAAAAAACATAGCGGGGCATTTGTGAAAATCGGCGGATATATCATGATCATTATGGGGATATTCCTATACTTTAACTGGATGACAAAAATTATTGCATATTTCTCAAGTTTATTTGGTGGTTTCACCGGTTTTTAG
- a CDS encoding DMT family transporter, with amino-acid sequence MLRYSLLVLLGACSYGILAIFVKLAYAEGFSLGEVIGSQYLFGWFILLGITLLVSRHRVPLKQMLILFIAGTSASFTGIFYYGSLQTVPASIAIVLLFQFVWVGIIIEAVVTKTLPSREKVISVIFLLAGTFLSSGLLESSAGSFEMKGILLGLLSAVTFATYIFVSGKVAIEVPSLPRGVLLMAGALTLVMIVFPPTFIFNGAITQGLWKYGLALGTFSIVIPSIAFTIGIPKIGSGLATILGAAELPVTTIMSVFILKEAVLSSQWFGVGLILVGIAIPQIAYTMRGRYQKHPTHKKVAA; translated from the coding sequence ATGCTTCGTTATTCTCTTTTAGTTTTATTAGGAGCATGTAGTTACGGGATTTTAGCTATCTTCGTTAAACTTGCATATGCAGAAGGCTTTTCACTTGGAGAAGTCATTGGTAGTCAATATTTGTTCGGTTGGTTTATTTTACTTGGCATTACACTACTGGTTTCTAGACATCGCGTGCCACTAAAACAAATGCTTATTTTATTTATCGCCGGAACTTCTGCTAGCTTTACTGGTATTTTTTATTACGGTTCTTTGCAAACTGTTCCTGCATCTATTGCCATTGTTCTCTTATTCCAATTCGTTTGGGTTGGCATTATCATTGAAGCTGTCGTGACAAAAACGTTACCTTCAAGAGAAAAAGTAATTTCTGTTATCTTTTTACTTGCTGGTACATTCTTATCGAGCGGATTATTGGAATCATCAGCCGGCAGCTTTGAGATGAAAGGGATTCTATTAGGCTTATTATCAGCGGTTACCTTTGCAACTTATATTTTTGTAAGTGGTAAAGTTGCTATCGAAGTACCATCATTACCTCGCGGTGTACTATTAATGGCTGGGGCCTTAACGTTAGTTATGATCGTTTTCCCACCAACATTTATTTTTAATGGTGCCATTACACAAGGACTTTGGAAATACGGATTAGCATTAGGAACATTTAGTATTGTTATTCCATCCATCGCCTTTACAATTGGTATTCCAAAAATCGGTTCTGGTCTAGCAACCATTCTTGGCGCAGCAGAACTTCCTGTTACAACAATTATGTCTGTATTCATATTAAAAGAAGCAGTACTGTCTTCTCAGTGGTTTGGTGTAGGTCTTATTCTGGTCGGAATCGCTATTCCACAAATTGCGTATACAATGCGCGGAAGATACCAAAAACATCCTACTCATAAAAAAGTTGCTGCATAA
- a CDS encoding M20 peptidase aminoacylase family protein, translated as MKAIHLQNETIDLTEKLISIRRHLHQFPELSYEEIETTKSIKNWLEKADITIIDSNLKTGVIAEISGNKNGPVVALRADIDALPIHEETGLPYASQIPGKMHACGHDFHTSSIIGAAYLLKEKEASLNGTIRLIFQPAEESGGGASKVIKSGHLQNVKAIFGMHNKPDLPVGTIGIKDGPLMAGVDRFEIEIKGVGTHAAVPDAGVDPIVASSQIVMALQTIVSRNVSSFHNAVVSVTNIHSGNTWNVIPEKATLEGTVRTFQDETRQRIPELMDRIIKGVAAALGVETKLHWYPGPPSVHNNTELTELSIGIAQQMGLQVVSPKPSMAGEDFSFYQQEIPGSFVFMGTEGTHEWHHPSFTLDEKALPISAQYFALLAEEAINKLS; from the coding sequence ATGAAAGCAATTCATTTGCAAAACGAAACGATTGATTTAACTGAAAAACTAATCTCCATTCGTCGTCATTTACACCAATTTCCCGAATTATCATATGAAGAAATTGAAACGACGAAATCCATTAAAAATTGGTTAGAAAAAGCTGACATCACCATTATTGATTCCAATTTAAAAACAGGAGTCATTGCAGAGATTTCTGGTAATAAAAACGGCCCAGTTGTCGCTCTCCGTGCTGATATTGATGCCCTTCCGATTCACGAAGAAACAGGGCTTCCATATGCTTCACAAATTCCTGGTAAAATGCATGCATGTGGTCACGATTTTCATACATCGTCTATTATCGGAGCTGCTTATTTATTAAAAGAAAAAGAAGCTTCACTTAACGGAACTATCCGATTGATTTTTCAACCTGCTGAAGAAAGTGGTGGCGGTGCCTCAAAAGTAATAAAATCTGGCCATTTACAAAATGTAAAAGCTATCTTTGGAATGCATAATAAACCAGATTTACCAGTCGGTACAATCGGTATTAAGGATGGTCCACTCATGGCGGGAGTAGATCGTTTTGAAATTGAAATTAAAGGGGTTGGAACGCATGCAGCTGTACCTGATGCTGGTGTTGATCCAATAGTTGCCTCTTCACAAATTGTCATGGCACTGCAAACCATTGTGAGCCGAAATGTAAGTTCTTTTCATAACGCTGTCGTAAGTGTAACAAACATTCATTCAGGAAATACATGGAACGTTATTCCTGAGAAAGCAACACTAGAAGGAACCGTTCGTACATTCCAAGATGAAACGCGCCAAAGAATCCCTGAACTGATGGACCGTATTATTAAAGGTGTCGCAGCTGCGCTTGGCGTTGAAACAAAACTTCATTGGTATCCGGGCCCACCTTCCGTTCATAATAATACAGAACTTACCGAATTATCAATTGGCATTGCACAACAAATGGGGCTTCAAGTTGTTTCACCAAAGCCCTCTATGGCGGGAGAAGATTTTTCATTTTATCAACAAGAAATTCCTGGTTCATTTGTCTTTATGGGAACAGAAGGTACACATGAATGGCATCACCCTTCCTTTACATTAGATGAAAAGGCATTACCTATTAGCGCACAATATTTTGCCTTGTTAGCTGAGGAAGCTATTAACAAATTATCATAA
- a CDS encoding ABC transporter permease subunit, translated as MFNLVYNEIYKIFKLKRTIIPFVVIVVLVIGLGWVSVKYFPSPSGDWKAEYTERTTEIEKKLGSTKQDIINQRSGDELVKEYQLKMKHLDTNTPPAGESPLAFMRDTGLIVFPILLPFILVYASTIFANEYNWGTYKFLMIRPANRFKILTAKYVAIVIFSALMFIFNMLFSLLYGFIIYKFQQPAWTEFIVQNGNIIERNILGDVSQYYILEWVPTLVYAALAFMISVLTRASGGAIGISLFVALSGGIILIPASKYEWVKFLLPANTDLYGILKSGNLVQGVSFPFASCILMIYLFVFLGISYTVFLKRDLT; from the coding sequence TTGTTTAATTTAGTTTATAATGAGATATATAAAATTTTTAAGCTGAAGCGGACGATTATACCGTTTGTCGTTATTGTAGTTTTAGTTATTGGCTTAGGTTGGGTGTCTGTTAAATATTTTCCGTCTCCATCAGGAGATTGGAAAGCAGAGTATACAGAAAGAACGACAGAAATTGAAAAGAAACTCGGAAGTACAAAACAGGATATTATTAATCAAAGGTCAGGAGATGAGCTTGTTAAAGAGTATCAACTGAAAATGAAGCACTTAGATACGAATACGCCACCTGCGGGTGAATCACCTCTAGCCTTTATGAGAGACACCGGATTAATTGTTTTTCCTATTTTATTACCATTTATTCTTGTATATGCCAGTACAATTTTCGCAAATGAGTACAACTGGGGTACTTATAAATTTTTAATGATTCGCCCAGCAAATCGATTTAAAATTTTAACAGCGAAATATGTAGCAATTGTTATTTTCTCTGCATTAATGTTTATATTTAATATGCTTTTCTCACTGTTATATGGGTTTATTATTTATAAATTTCAACAACCAGCATGGACGGAATTTATTGTACAAAATGGTAACATTATCGAGCGAAATATACTTGGTGATGTGAGTCAGTATTATATATTAGAATGGGTGCCAACTCTTGTGTATGCAGCACTTGCTTTTATGATATCTGTTTTAACGAGAGCGAGTGGGGGAGCAATAGGTATCTCTTTATTTGTGGCGTTATCTGGTGGAATCATTTTAATACCAGCATCTAAATATGAATGGGTGAAATTTTTATTACCGGCAAATACAGATTTGTATGGAATATTAAAAAGTGGAAATTTAGTTCAAGGTGTATCATTTCCGTTTGCGTCTTGTATTCTGATGATTTATTTATTCGTATTCCTAGGGATTTCCTATACTGTATTTTTAAAGCGCGATTTAACATAA
- a CDS encoding ABC transporter ATP-binding protein: protein MTNEKSIVKVDRLTKRIGSKTLVENISFEVKKGEVVGLLGPNGAGKTTLMRMMVGMISMTEGEVWVDGQSVRQQFESTVAKIGAVIENPEFYPFLSGYENLTYFGRMNGNVTEERIEEVVHLLGMQQVINRKVKAYSLGMRQRLGIAQALIHNPDVLILDEPTNGLDPNGIHEMRMYIKKIAHEQGKAVLVSSHLLSEVELMCDRVIIIQHGQYVATQNVQNDGQVEMETIHIRVNDVKKAAEFLTYDVTMKDNELILTVNNEEIPKIIQILTEHNIRIYRVYEERKTLEEKFLELTGGKDIV from the coding sequence ATGACAAATGAAAAATCCATTGTGAAAGTAGACCGACTAACGAAGCGAATTGGTTCAAAGACGTTAGTAGAGAATATAAGCTTCGAAGTTAAAAAAGGTGAGGTCGTTGGTTTGTTAGGGCCAAATGGTGCTGGGAAAACGACATTAATGCGAATGATGGTCGGTATGATTAGTATGACCGAAGGAGAAGTATGGGTTGATGGTCAATCGGTACGACAACAATTTGAAAGTACAGTTGCAAAAATTGGTGCTGTTATTGAAAACCCAGAGTTTTATCCATTTTTAAGCGGCTATGAGAATTTAACATACTTTGGACGAATGAATGGAAATGTGACAGAAGAGCGCATTGAAGAAGTTGTTCATTTATTAGGAATGCAGCAGGTTATCAATCGGAAAGTCAAAGCCTATTCTCTTGGGATGAGACAGCGTTTAGGAATTGCGCAAGCACTTATACATAATCCAGATGTACTTATTTTAGACGAACCAACAAATGGACTAGATCCAAATGGAATTCATGAAATGCGTATGTACATAAAGAAAATTGCCCACGAGCAAGGAAAGGCTGTGCTTGTATCGAGTCATTTATTATCTGAAGTTGAATTAATGTGTGATCGAGTTATCATTATTCAGCACGGGCAATACGTAGCAACACAAAATGTACAAAACGATGGACAAGTAGAGATGGAGACAATCCATATACGTGTCAACGATGTGAAGAAGGCAGCAGAGTTCTTAACATATGATGTCACAATGAAAGACAACGAATTGATTCTCACAGTGAATAATGAAGAAATTCCAAAGATTATTCAAATATTAACAGAGCACAACATTCGTATTTACCGGGTATATGAAGAACGAAAAACGTTAGAAGAGAAGTTTTTAGAGTTAACAGGGGGCAAGGATATTGTTTAA
- a CDS encoding FtsX-like permease family protein → MSLSRLAQKNIQNYAAQRLKQFICIATSAMLYFFIISVQSNEAVIEKIKQIPLLIGLLYYGSILLFFVCCFVTYQMTKGFLKQRRQECHSYETVGMKKRKIVCLLCQEQLLLWGGALLFGLIHGMLFLKLFTVIFIKSTGYHGISSAPITIYALSVTTLFVSLPSVLSMWQCYRFVQDSQYGQSYKVEEKT, encoded by the coding sequence ATGTCTTTATCTCGGTTAGCACAAAAAAACATACAAAACTATGCTGCCCAAAGATTAAAGCAATTTATATGTATTGCGACGAGTGCGATGTTATATTTTTTTATCATATCGGTTCAATCTAATGAAGCGGTAATAGAGAAAATAAAACAGATACCGCTCTTAATTGGACTTTTGTATTACGGGTCTATCCTGTTATTTTTTGTGTGCTGTTTCGTTACATACCAGATGACAAAAGGATTCTTGAAACAAAGACGACAGGAGTGCCACTCGTATGAAACTGTCGGTATGAAAAAAAGAAAAATTGTCTGTTTATTATGTCAGGAGCAGCTGTTACTTTGGGGAGGAGCCCTTCTTTTTGGATTGATTCATGGCATGTTGTTTTTGAAATTATTCACAGTTATTTTTATAAAGTCAACAGGCTATCATGGGATAAGCAGTGCACCGATTACAATATATGCACTATCAGTGACAACACTATTCGTTAGCTTGCCAAGTGTATTATCAATGTGGCAATGTTATCGGTTTGTACAGGACTCACAATATGGACAATCATATAAAGTAGAGGAAAAGACGTGA
- a CDS encoding ABC transporter permease: MTFSQLACKNVSQNIRTYAAYFLSSTFSVMIFFLYAYFIYHPDVINGKQIPGAIRQGMFVAEYIIYFFSFFFVFYSVSTFLKMRNKEFGIFVIHGMTNIQMTWMIFVENMLIGVSALISGIGAGILFGKLFFMLASTMMHVKDLPLYLPMQPVKITVISFFILFFLVSFIASFFVKSNKVIALLKGNKKPKPEPKASILLSVLAGSFILLGYGLSVTANPGTVAFLLLPVSVIVIIGTYFLYSQLSVFIIRFLKRFKHIYWKKTNLVSFSMLSYRMKDNARMFFMVTIVSTVSFCAIGTFAAFLGTQKSEMVRNIPFAFNFITYNEHQQQREQYETEIEKAFQKEHIVYEKVVTPVKFQSVENKKELAIILSQANYNKIARKLGFETVSLKEKEAVRVPSFGLEGKMSGNFTDFEMSLQESQQTVHVTRALEQNIFSGGIFSGKIYVVSDEVDELLIGSSKTASYTAYTIQNWEETTKLAEQLEKKMTQEGQYEFTSRVTIHNLAKQVASVILFIGLFIGVIFYLSAVSFLYFRFFTDMEQDQQYYQSLMKLGMNEGEMKRIMTVQMGTLFFIPFVLAALHTSVAYIALQKVFTTPILISSVIVIGAFLLIHTCYFLLLRNRYFKRLKKQIM, from the coding sequence ATGACATTTTCTCAGCTCGCATGTAAAAATGTAAGTCAAAATATACGAACGTATGCAGCGTATTTTCTAAGTAGTACCTTTTCAGTGATGATCTTTTTTCTATATGCATATTTTATTTATCATCCAGATGTAATAAATGGAAAGCAAATTCCTGGAGCGATTCGGCAAGGAATGTTTGTTGCGGAGTACATTATTTATTTCTTTTCATTTTTCTTTGTTTTTTATTCTGTTAGTACCTTTTTAAAAATGCGGAATAAAGAGTTTGGTATATTTGTGATTCATGGTATGACAAATATACAAATGACTTGGATGATTTTTGTAGAAAATATGTTAATTGGTGTTAGCGCTCTCATTAGTGGGATAGGAGCGGGCATCTTGTTTGGGAAACTGTTTTTTATGTTGGCAAGCACAATGATGCATGTGAAAGATTTACCGTTATATTTGCCAATGCAGCCAGTTAAAATCACGGTTATTTCCTTTTTTATTTTATTTTTTCTCGTATCTTTCATAGCGAGCTTTTTCGTGAAAAGTAATAAAGTCATTGCGCTATTAAAAGGGAATAAAAAACCAAAACCAGAACCGAAAGCTTCTATACTATTATCTGTATTGGCAGGAAGTTTTATTTTGCTTGGATATGGGTTATCCGTTACAGCTAATCCTGGGACTGTTGCATTTTTATTATTACCTGTTTCTGTAATCGTAATAATTGGTACATATTTTTTATACTCACAGCTTAGTGTGTTTATCATACGATTTTTAAAACGATTTAAACATATATATTGGAAGAAAACGAATTTAGTATCGTTTTCTATGTTGTCCTATCGAATGAAAGATAACGCGCGTATGTTTTTTATGGTGACAATTGTCTCAACTGTTTCATTTTGTGCGATTGGTACATTTGCTGCCTTTCTTGGAACACAAAAATCAGAAATGGTACGAAACATTCCATTTGCGTTTAATTTCATTACATATAACGAGCATCAACAGCAGCGGGAACAATATGAAACAGAAATCGAAAAGGCTTTTCAAAAAGAACATATCGTATATGAAAAAGTAGTGACACCAGTAAAGTTTCAATCTGTTGAAAATAAAAAAGAACTAGCTATTATTTTATCCCAGGCGAACTATAATAAAATTGCAAGGAAGCTTGGTTTTGAAACAGTATCATTAAAAGAAAAGGAAGCTGTTCGAGTTCCATCATTTGGATTGGAAGGTAAGATGAGTGGTAACTTTACAGATTTTGAAATGAGTTTACAAGAAAGTCAACAGACTGTGCATGTGACACGTGCATTAGAACAGAATATTTTTTCAGGTGGTATATTCTCAGGAAAAATCTATGTGGTATCAGATGAAGTGGATGAGCTGCTTATAGGAAGCAGTAAAACAGCAAGTTATACAGCATATACCATTCAGAATTGGGAAGAGACAACAAAGCTCGCAGAACAATTGGAAAAGAAAATGACGCAAGAGGGGCAATATGAATTTACTTCTCGTGTGACGATTCATAATCTGGCTAAGCAAGTGGCAAGTGTAATTTTATTTATCGGTTTATTTATTGGAGTCATTTTCTATTTATCTGCAGTAAGTTTTTTATATTTCCGCTTTTTCACAGATATGGAACAGGACCAACAATACTATCAATCTCTTATGAAATTAGGTATGAATGAAGGGGAAATGAAGCGGATTATGACGGTGCAAATGGGAACTTTGTTTTTTATTCCATTTGTATTGGCAGCTTTGCATACAAGTGTAGCTTACATAGCGTTGCAAAAAGTATTTACAACGCCGATTCTTATCTCTTCAGTTATCGTCATCGGTGCTTTTTTACTCATTCATACATGTTATTTTTTACTGCTTAGAAATCGTTATTTTAAAAGACTCAAAAAACAAATCATGTGA